The following are encoded in a window of Syngnathoides biaculeatus isolate LvHL_M chromosome 3, ASM1980259v1, whole genome shotgun sequence genomic DNA:
- the itgb6 gene encoding integrin beta-6 isoform X3 translates to MGLLLLGLILRYWIATVEGSCSASSAVTCDECLQLGPHCAWCTQENFTNWLSVGERCNTAERLLERGCAESFLEFPISEGRILADRPLGKKSGGVNLTQISPQKMALRLRPGSQVTFQVKIQHTEDYPVDLYYLMDLSASMIDDLNTIRNLGSTLSKEMANLTSKFRMGFGSFVEKPVLPFIKITEEELANPCSSAGVSCLPTFGYKHVLSLTSNTDKFNEMVSAQHVSANVDIPECGFDGVMQAAVCGDRIGWRNDSMRLVVFVSDADSHFGMDSKMAGIVIPNDGQCHLDANNDYSMSTEQEYPTLGQLIDKVVENNILLIFAVTENQKQNYENYANLIPGATVGVVATDSRNILQLILTAYKELRSEIELEVLGDTEELRMSFAAICPNGSVLTDLKRCSNVKPGETVVFNVSVELPGCLSGNRRFSLKPVGLQDTLDIELESVCSCECPRPPAADGSNRCTEGRGVFRCGVCACQPGFSGEECECDEESALPSSCAANNESDVCSGQGQCYCGQCACDTSTFGRIYGPYCECDDYSCVRFRGELCGGHGECDCGECLCQSGWTGEYCNCSGSSEACRSQDGVLCSGRGKCECGRCVCLVPGASGDLCEKCPTCGDACSIARTCVECHIHAKEDVELCEQNCSLPKIYINTTAGVDESASKQCTLMSGNECWISFRVLGGDAMTVYNLHMYGNQPAVQKLNIHI, encoded by the exons ATGGGGCTTCTGCTACTGGGCCTGATTCTCCGCTACTGGATCGCCACTGTGGAGG GTTCATGCTCAGCTAGTAGCGCTGTGACTTGTGATGAATGTCTCCAACTTGGTCCACACTGCGCCTGGTGTACACAGGAG AATTTCAcaaactggttgtcagtcggCGAAAGATGTAACACTGCGGAACGCCTGCTGGAGCGGGGATGCGCGGAAAGCTTTTTGGAGTTCCCCATTTCCGAGGGAAGGATCCTGGCCGATCGACCGCTCGGGAAGAAGAGTGGCGGAGTGAACCTCACTCAGATCTCCCCGCAGAAAATGGCACTCCGGCTACGGCCCG GCAGTCAGGTGACGTTCCAGGTGAAAATCCAGCACACCGAAGACTACCCCGTGGACCTCTACTACCTGATGGACTTGTCCGCGTCCATGATCGATGATCTGAACACCATCAGGAACCTCGGCTCCACCCTGTCCAAGGAGATGGCCAACCTCACCAGTAAATTCCGCATGGGCTTTGGTTCTTTTGTGGAAAAACCCGTTCTACCCTTCATCAAGATCACAGAAGAAGAGCTCGCCAACCCTTGCAG CAGCGCCGGGGTGAGCTGCTTGCCGACATTCGGCTACAAACACGTCTTGTCCCTGACAAGCAACACGGACAAGTTCAACGAGATGGTCTCGGCGCAACACGTGTCCGCAAATGTTGACATCCCGGAATGCGGCTTCGACGGCGTCATGCAGGCAGCTGTTTGCGGG GACAGGATCGGTTGGAGGAATGATTCCATGCGTTTGGTGGTGTTCGTCAGCGATGCCGACTCGCATTTCGGGATGGACAGTAAAATGGCCGGCATCGTCATTCCCAACGACGGCCAGTGTCACCTGGACGCCAATAACGACTACTCCATGTCCACGGAGCAG GAGTATCCGACCCTGGGCCAGCTGATTGATAAAGTCGTGGAAAACAACATCTTACTGATATTCGCCGTGACGGAAAATCAGAAGCAAAATTATGAA AACTACGCAAATCTCATACCCGGCGCCACCGTGGGAGTCGTGGCCACAGATTCTCGCAACATCCTCCAACTGATTTTAACAGCGTACAAA gagCTCCGATCAGAGATTGAACTGGAGGTCCTTGGGGACACGGAAGAGTTACGCATGTCCTTCGCCGCTATTTGTCCAAATGGTTCAGTGCTTACGGACCTCAAGCGGTGTTCTAATGTCAAACCTGGAGAGACG GTGGTGTTCAACGTGTCCGTCGAGCTTCCAGGATGCCTGTCGGGAAACAGGCGCTTCTCCTTAAAGCCGGTGGGCCTCCAGGACACTCTGGACATCGAACTGGAGTCGGTTTGCTCCTGCGAGTGCCCGCGGCCTCCCGCAGCCGACGGGAGCAACCGGTGCACGGAGGGCCGGGGGGTTTTCCGCTGCGGCGTGTGCGCGTGCCAGCCGGGCTTCTCGGGAGAGGAGTGCGAATGCGACGAGGAAAGCGCGCTGCCGAGCAGCTGCGCCGCAAACAACGAGAGCGACGTATGCAGCGGTCAGGGGCAATGCTACTGCGGGCAGTGCGCGTGCGACACGTCCACCTTCGGTCGCATCTACGGGCCGTACTGCGAGTGCGACGACTACTCGTGCGTCCGCTTCCGCGGGGAGCTCTGCGGGG GCCACGGGGAGTGCGACTGCGGAGAGTGCCTGTGTCAAAGCGGCTGGACGGGGGAGTACTGCAACTGCAGCGGCAGCAGCGAGGCGTGCCGTTCCCAGGACGGGGTCCTGTGTAGCGGACGGGGCAAGTGCGAGTGTGGCCGCTGTGTCTGCTTGGTACCGGGAGCATCGGGGGACTTGTGCGAGAAGTGCCCCACGTGTGGAGATGCCTGTTCGATAGCGAG GACATGTGTCGAGTGTCATATTCATGCAAAAGAGGATGTTGAGCTGTGTGAGCAAAACTGCAGTCTCCCCAAGATTTACATCAACACGACAGCAG